The following proteins come from a genomic window of Alnus glutinosa chromosome 10, dhAlnGlut1.1, whole genome shotgun sequence:
- the LOC133879292 gene encoding putative disease resistance protein At3g14460, translated as MDAKDAKYLRDRKYLRELVLEWKVDDTHALESHLIVLESLQPHSNLRSLFINGYGGKSFPDWVGHPSFSNISSLHLNNCKFCCSLPPLGQLPSLQDLSIVGLNGVVTVGHEFYGIGSSSMQPFGALKVISFKNMLNWEEWVSFDPGNACEAFPNLRNLIIQDCPNFTSFLKEGLSAPNLEEFQIKKCRSLQSLPDKMHILLPSLEELHIEDCPEVESFPEGGLPSNLNTISISNCDKLLARRLRWDLQNLPSVRRFQVVGQSEDVESFPDEGLLPATLSHLRIEGFPNLKSLDKKGLQHLTALEELKIWNCPKLQCMPEDGLPPSLTTLNISSCPLLEKEWDRKTEEWRKIAHVRHKWVNGRLE; from the exons ATGGATGCTAAGGATGCAAAGTACTTGAGGGATAGGAAGTACCTTAGGGAGTTGGTGTTGGAGTGGAAAGTTGATGATACTCATGCTTTAGAAAGTCATTTGATTGTACTTGAAAGTCTTCAACCCCATTCAAACTTGAGAAGCCTCTTTATCAATGGTTATGGCGGTAAAAGTTTTCCAGACTGGGTAGGGCATCCTTCATTCTCTAATATATCATCTCTTCATCTAAACAACTGTAAATTTTGTTGTAGCTTGCCACCACTTGGGCAACTACCCTCTCTGCAAGACCTCTCTATTGTTGGGTTGAATGGAGTTGTTACAGTAGGTCATGAGTTTTATGGCATTGGATCTTCTTCAATGCAGCCATTTGGAGCCTTGAAAGTTATAAGCTTCAAGAATATGTTGAACTGGGAGGAATGGGTTTCTTTCGACCCCGGAAACGCATGTGAAGCTTTTCCTAATCTTAGAAATCTAATAATTCAGGACTGCCCTAATTTTAcaagttttctgaaagaaggATTGTCTGCCCCCAACCTTGAAGAGTTCCAGATCAAGAAATGTAGGAGTCTTCAATCACTACCTGACAAGATGCACATACTTCTTCCCTCTCTTGAGGAATTGCATATAGAAGATTGTCCAGAAGTTGAGTCGTTTCCTGAAGGGGGCTTGCCTTCCAATTTGAATACAATTTCCATATCCAATTGTGATAAACTCTTAGCGAGGCGATTGAGATGGGATTTGCAAAACCTCCCATCCGTTAGAAGATTCCAAGTCGTTGGCCAATCTGAAGACGTGGAGTCATTTCCCGATGAGGGGTTGTTGCCTGCCACTCTTTCCCATCTTCGCATCGAaggctttccaaatttgaagtCTTTGGATAAGAAGGGGCTTCAACACCTTACTGCTCttgaagaattgaagatctggAATTGCCCTAAGCTCCAATGCATGCCAGAAGACGGGCTACCTCCCTCCCTTACTACTCTAAATATCTCCTCTTGTCCTTTGTTGGAGAAAGAGTGGGATAGGAAAACAGAAGAATGGCGCAAGATTGCTCACGTCCGACATAAATGGGTTAATG GTCGTCTAGAATGA